A genome region from Coraliomargarita parva includes the following:
- a CDS encoding endonuclease/exonuclease/phosphatase family protein — MKSLLSYLCVLSALCSLGAEPVRVATYNLQNYLVMDRMVDGQWRPAYPKPEPEKARIRAAILEVRPDILFLQEMGETMFLEELRTDLANAGLHYPYAVHFKAQDEVRQTAVLSRLAPKQVVKHRDLDFKYMDRRESVKRGLLEVSFEPVEGVMFRLFGVHLKSRWSDEKKDPESALRRVREAEACRDRVVARTLDLGERHYLVTGDFNDDLNSAPLRRFYQRGSLVLGWHVPATDSRKEWWTHYYRKQGSYTTVDGFILSEALKPALKQDSACIYDAPGVLEGSDHRMVYLDLDLSALKEDSR; from the coding sequence ATGAAGTCTCTGCTCAGTTATCTCTGTGTTCTCTCCGCCTTGTGCTCACTGGGCGCAGAGCCGGTGCGCGTGGCCACCTACAACCTGCAGAATTACCTGGTCATGGACCGGATGGTGGACGGGCAGTGGCGACCTGCCTATCCCAAGCCCGAGCCGGAAAAAGCGCGGATACGGGCAGCGATCCTGGAGGTCCGGCCGGACATTCTTTTTCTTCAGGAGATGGGCGAGACCATGTTTCTAGAGGAATTGCGCACCGATCTCGCCAATGCTGGCCTGCATTATCCCTATGCCGTGCATTTTAAAGCTCAGGACGAGGTCCGGCAGACTGCGGTGCTCAGCCGCCTGGCACCCAAGCAGGTGGTGAAGCACCGCGATCTTGATTTCAAGTACATGGACCGGCGCGAGTCGGTGAAACGTGGGCTGCTGGAGGTGAGTTTCGAACCCGTCGAGGGCGTGATGTTCAGGCTCTTCGGTGTCCACCTGAAAAGCCGGTGGTCGGATGAGAAAAAGGACCCGGAATCGGCGCTTCGGCGCGTGCGCGAGGCCGAGGCTTGCCGCGACCGGGTGGTGGCGCGGACCTTGGATCTAGGCGAGAGGCATTATTTGGTGACCGGTGATTTTAATGACGACCTGAACAGCGCGCCGCTGCGCCGTTTTTATCAGCGAGGCAGTTTGGTGCTGGGCTGGCACGTGCCGGCAACGGATTCCCGGAAGGAGTGGTGGACGCATTATTACCGCAAGCAGGGCAGCTATACCACTGTGGACGGATTCATTCTTTCGGAGGCGCTCAAGCCTGCCTTGAAGCAGGACTCGGCCTGCATCTATGACGCTCCCGGGGTTCTTGAGGGCTCGGACCATCGTATGGTGTATCTGGACCTCGATTTGAGTGCCCTCAAAGAAGATTCCCGGTGA